AATTTTTCCAGTTAGCTGGGTCCCAAGGAGTTAATAGGCAACTGCTTCCTTCTGGCAAGGCCACAGCAGACCAGGCCCGGCCAGATGGTCCCAGATTTGGCCTTTTTTCTCCTGACAGGAGGTCCAGGGGCATTTCAGTCGAGGAGATGGAccgtctgaagtcagggacctgTCAGTCCCACATCAGCCACAAATTGGGTGCACGACGTTGAGCAAGTCATTTACGTCTCCCTGTCCCTCAGCTTCCTGCACCATTAACAAGAGCTAGAAACACTTGAACTGCCAAACCTTTGGGGCCATGGAGACTTCCGAGTGAGTTAATGTACGAGAAACCCCTGGGGAAGAATAAAGCACTGATCATATAACAGCAAGAGTAGAGCTGGCGTTAATTGAGCAGTTACtctgtgctgagtgctttacaacggttatctcatttaaacctcacagaaACCTCACAACCAGTCTGTTATTAATCCCGGTTTACATATGAATAAAAAGATTACATAATTTGCCCACAGCCTCTCAGTAAGAGCGGAGGTAGGATTTAAACTCAGGCTGCCCCGCTCCAGACCCAAACTCAACAGTGAGGACCAGTCAGCATTTGAGGGCCCATTTTATACGTGTCAGCCCATTTCACCGGTAGTCGTAATTAGGCACCACTGTGACCCTCTCAGCTAGCCCAGCTATCGAGGAAGGGCGTCACAGAAATGACTCTGCTTCCTGCACAGGCCCTGGGCTTCCCAGGGGGCCTCTGACATTCCAAACCTGGGGGAACCCAAGGACTGAGAAGTCagagcagagacacagagaaagaccAAGTTCTCGGCTTGCCAACCTCGACGTATTCAAGGGGCACACTGCAGGCACACCGCCCACACCCTGGAAGAGACGTGGGGTGCACAGGCGAGCGTGCGTGCTCACTGTCTCAGCCATCTGATCCTCCTTTCAGGGAAGTGAGAGAAGCAGCGCTGGGGGCTAGAAGATGCTTCCACAGCAGAGAATATCACTCTTCAGCTAGGTCCCCCACGCTAGATGGGCCCAAAGGCACAAATGAACATTTCCAACAGTACGTTCTtcagaaatatttgctgatttttcagtgttttcttggGCATAGAGCCCCTATCATCAAAGGACACTAGTCAGCGGGGAAGGAAATGTCCAGAAGTTTCCCAATCTTCACCCCTGGTAAAGGCCACATGGCTCCAGAATAGGGAAGAGTTAACTTTCTGGCCACTGGAGACAGTGTCCTGCCCGCAGGGACTGCCCAGCCAATGGCATTCAGTGCTGATGATGTCATGCTCCTCCTGCGCCTTCTATTGGGGACTGGACAGCGAATCCTGCTGGAGGTTCAGGCAGCGGAGCTGCCGAGGCTGGGCGGGGGGCagcgggagagggagggggaagggaaggcaagCAAAGCAACGCAGAGCTGCTTCTGCCTCATCCCTCTCTCCATTCCCCCTGCACCTTCCAACAGAAGGGACCCTGGGGACCACCCCGCACTAGGACAAGCAAGGCAGAGAAGTTTTGGTCCAGAGGAGAGGCTGGGAGTCCCATTCCCAACTGGAGAAAACAGACATTCGGCCTGCCCACTAGGCATACAGTGAACAGGGTAGCTGGGGTGAGGGGCCAGCGTGAAgcatgcacgcgcacacacgcacataccCATGTACACCCCCGGGCCTGGGCAGGGACAGGGGACAGCGGCAGCCTCCTTAGCGACACCCTTCCTCCTCCACCCTAGACTCTTCTGCCTTACCTGCCTGAGGACTGGAGGTCTGTTTCCAAGCTGCTGCCCATAACTGCTCCATCTACCCCACTGGGCTCTctgtgggagggagaagaggcaggcagagctgtGGGTAGCACCCAGACCCCAGACCCCGCTCCTGCTTCTCTGCAAGACCTAAGCCACATTGGGCTCTGGAACCGGAGGCTGTGGCCAGAATCTTTGAAGAGCTCCGAGTTCCCCCTACTTCGAGGGGGAACCTCTCAGGGCTCCCTTGCAAGtacctcccagcctccctggagCCCAGGCAGCCCCCGCCCGCCTTCAGCTTGGCTGTAACCCAGCGCAGTagtttctcccccaccccagcccgtGGCCCAGTCAGTTTCTCACGGTTGGACCCTGTTGGCAAATCGGCGGCGCCAGAGCATGGCCAAGGTGCTGAGCAGGAAGAGGGTAGTGCACATGGCTCAGCTGCCCCATCCCCTCCAGACCGGGTCTGCAGGAGAAGGGCCAAGATGGCCCCTGCCAGCTCTCCCAAGCCCCTGCGGTCCATCCTGAGGCTCCTGCTGGCGATGGATTAGGAGGCTCAAGCTGATTAGTGGGGTCAGCAGACCCGACCTTGGGAAGACTGATTAACCTCACTGGA
This Balaenoptera acutorostrata chromosome 20, mBalAcu1.1, whole genome shotgun sequence DNA region includes the following protein-coding sequences:
- the PRCD gene encoding photoreceptor disk component PRCD isoform X2: MCTTLFLLSTLAMLWRRRFANRVQPEPSGVDGAVMGSSLETDLQSSGREKEPLK